A segment of the Longimicrobiaceae bacterium genome:
GCGTCTCGGACGTGCGGACTGCGTCGGGCGGCGGCGACCCGGCGGATGCGCTTGCATCTACCGCATCGGCAGAGATGGTTGGCGCGGCCATCGAACGCGCGGCGCCGAGCGCGTCGAGCTGCTCCTGCATCACCCGAAGCTGCTGCGCGACGATGCGCTCCACCGCGCCTCCGCCAGGCGTGGGCGTGAAGGGCATCGCGAACCGCGCATCCGCGGAGATGGACGGAATCTGCGAAGACTTCGGGGCGGAGACGGCTGCGGACGGCCCGGAAGGCGGCGCATCTGCCGATGCGGCTTGCTCTTCGGCGGGGAGCTGGCCGTGCACGTGGGCGGCAAGGGCGTGCACGGTGCCCAGGCCGTCCAGCAGGTCGCGGAAGGGCACGCGCACCCCGAACTGGTCGCGCACGAAGCGGCTGGCGCGCAGCAGCATCAGCGAGTCGGCACCGAGCGCCAGGAAGCTCTCGTGCGGATCGACCTGCTCGGTTGCGATGCCGTACAGGCGCCCGAACTCGTCACGCAGCACCTGGGCGATGCGCACGAACCGGGGCGAGCGGGCGAGCTCGGCGTGCGCGGTCACTGCGCCTCCTCGTTCATCATGAACCACGAATCGCCTGCTCCCGCGCCCACCAGGTTCGTTCGGACGGCCACGCGGTGCGGCACGGCCGGGCGGGCCAGCTCGCGCACGTGCGCCAGGAAGTGGCCGGCGAGCCCGGCGATGGTCGCGCAGTCGTGCACCGCGGCGGAGTAGCGGAAGCGCACGCCCAGCCGCCCGCCGCTCACGCCGCACGTGACCTCCAGCAGGTGCGACCGAAGCGCGCGCGGGCTGCGGACCGGCCCCAGCGGCGCATCCGCAGGGCTGCCGAACAGGCCGCCGCCACCGCCCGCCATGTGCTTGCCGACGTAGAGGAAGAGCACTTCCGCGGCGGGCAACGCGCGCAGCCGCCGCGCGACGGCCGCGTCCGCGCCCAGGTGCCGCAGCACGCCGAAGCCCACGCCGCCGCTGGGAATGGCGCGCAGCCGGTCGCGTACCCTCGTCACCGCGCGCTCGGCGGCGCCGCCAGCGTCCGGCCGAAGCGCGAACGGGTGGATCGCCGTGAACCAGCCGACGGTGCGCGACAGGTCCGCGTCGGCGAACAGGTCCTCGCGTCCGTGGCCTTCCAGGTCGGCCATCACGGCGCCGCCCGCCCACGCGGTCAGCGTGCGCCTCAGCGCGGCGAGCAGGACGTCGTTCGCCTGCGAGCCGAGGCGGCGCGGGGCGTCTTCTAGCAGCGCCAGCGTGTCCGGCGCGTCCAGCTCGACGTCCACGAAGGCGTCGTCGGCCTCGGCGTTGCGGCCGGCGGCGTGGTCGCGGGGGAGCGGGCGCACGTCCTCGCCCTCCAGCGCGAGCCAGCGCGGGGCCTCGCGCCGCGCCGCATCCGTGCGGGCGTACGAGGCGAGGCGTTGCGCCCATTCCCCGGACGGCGTCGTCGCGGGCTCCAGCGCCACCGGCTCGCCGC
Coding sequences within it:
- a CDS encoding condensation domain-containing protein, whose protein sequence is LERGPVVRALLFGRGAGKAQRLVLVVHHLAVDVFSWSVLLGDLETALGQIARGEPVALEPATTPSGEWAQRLASYARTDAARREAPRWLALEGEDVRPLPRDHAAGRNAEADDAFVDVELDAPDTLALLEDAPRRLGSQANDVLLAALRRTLTAWAGGAVMADLEGHGREDLFADADLSRTVGWFTAIHPFALRPDAGGAAERAVTRVRDRLRAIPSGGVGFGVLRHLGADAAVARRLRALPAAEVLFLYVGKHMAGGGGGLFGSPADAPLGPVRSPRALRSHLLEVTCGVSGGRLGVRFRYSAAVHDCATIAGLAGHFLAHVRELARPAVPHRVAVRTNLVGAGAGDSWFMMNEEAQ